In the Girardinichthys multiradiatus isolate DD_20200921_A chromosome 4, DD_fGirMul_XY1, whole genome shotgun sequence genome, one interval contains:
- the LOC124866867 gene encoding dynein regulatory complex protein 8-like codes for MAEENISAVSKKITAEFQLFDYENNNTVDVREIGTIIYSLGCFPTQADIREFIAEVEEDNSEIVHLEKFLPAMTKVLLENKFPPIPRTKILQAFKVLDRDQNGYLQPEELTKYMMEKGEPFTQGEMDEMLKTHTHRQENVIYYPKIIDKLIVDPGM; via the exons ATGGCGGAAG aaaacatttcagcCGTTAGTAAGAAGATAACGGCCGAATTTCAGCTGTTTGACTACGAGAACAACAACACGGTGGACGTCCG GGAGATTGGGACCATTATATATTCTCTGGGCTGCTTCCCCACTCAAGCAGACATACGCGAATTCATAGCCGAG GTGGAAGAGGATAACTCAGAAATTGTACATCTGGAGAAGTTTCTTCCAGCTATGACCAAAGTCCTGTTGGAGAACAA GTTTCCTCCCATCCCTCGGACCAAGATTTTACAGGCTTTCAAG GTTCTGGACAGAGACCAGAACGGTTACCTTCAACCTGAAGAGCTGACAAAGTATATGATGGAGAAAG GTGAGCCTTTCACTCAAGGGGAGATGGATGAGATGCTAAAAACACACACTCATCGACAGGAGAATGTTATATATTACCCAAAGATAATCGACAAACTCATCGTTGATCCTGGCATGTAG
- the LOC124866866 gene encoding cell growth regulator with EF hand domain protein 1-like, whose protein sequence is MHSGLLMAYQLDRLVPRVLSLYVLINLCLAAPGLPGSQREETVDVHPPPAGLLNPFGSGEDERRLLQSYIHHSLQNSQGGPEISSWEQEVFFLFRLYDYDRSGFLDGLEIMKLLSHYNSHHALGPEITEQVVSMVDFLLQTQDLNQDGLLDPSELLSPSVINTQGSSNNKMAHQEQELADENKLSNTITVEENAGAGEHREKQQLDIMALQEEPVKQTEERQDQEIFNALAEKQEQAHHVPVHQGQPEI, encoded by the exons ATGCATTCAG GTCTGCTCATGGCGTATCAGCTGGACCGGCTGGTCCCACGTGTTTTGTCTCTGTACGTCCTCATAAATCTGTGCCTGGCAGCACCAGGGCTACCTGGGTCACAAAG AGAAGAGACAGTAGATGTCCATCCCCCACCAGCAGGACTGCTCAATCCCTTCGGCTCTGGAGAAGATGAACGCAG GTTGTTACAGAGCTACATTCATCACAGTCTACAGAACAGCCAAGGGGGACCTGAGATCAGTTCCTGGGAGCAAG AGGTGTTCTTCCTGTTTCGTCTCTATGACTATGATCGCAGCGGGTTCTTGGATGGCTTGGAGATTATGAAACTGCTCTCTCACTACAACTCCCATCATGCACTTGGACCAGAGATCACTGAGCAA GTGGTGTCGATGGTAGATTTCTTACTACAAACTCAGGATCTAAACCAGGATGGTCTGCTGGACCCTTCTGAGCTGCTCTCTCCTTCGGTCATTAACACACAG GGCTCAAGCAACAACAAAATGGCTCATCAAGAGCAGGAGCTGGCAGATGAGAACAAGCTATCAAACaccatcactgtggaggagaaTGCAGGAGCAGGGGAGCACagggagaagcagcagctcgACATAATGGCActacaggaggaaccagtaaAGCAAACAGAAGAACGTCAAGATCAAGAAATCTTTAATGCCTTAGCAGAAAAACAGGAGCAGGCACACCATGTCCCTGTGCATCAAGGACAACCAGAAATCTAA